The genomic region CGAACTGTCTTTCAAACCCACAATATTAGGGTGGTCGGATAATCGTGCGACAGTTTCCGCTGCAAGATTGACGCCGGTAAATTGTGGGACGTTATACAGTAAAATCGGAATTTTTACGCCGTCGGCCACTCTTCGGAAATGCTGATACAAGATCTCTTGTGTCATTGATTCTTTGTAGTAAAACGGCGTAATGACCAGCGCGCAATCGGCGCCTATTTCACCGGCTTTATTAATAAAAGTAATGGTTTCTTTTGTCGAATCGGCATTGGCGCCGGCCATCATGATTTTATTTTTAGGAATAGCGGTGCGTGCTGTTTCAAGAACCTGAAACTTTTCATTATCATTCAGCATGACGGCTTCGCCGTTCGATCCAAGTATGAGATAACCGGCCAGATCGAACGAATTCCACTTAGTTAGATTATCAGTCAATTTTCTTAAGACAAGATCGCCATTAATGAACGGCGTTGGGACAGGAGGAAGTATTCCTTTTAGCTCCATGCTTTCCTTTCGTTGTCATAACAGATTATTGGTAACAAAGTGATTACGGTAATAAGTTCATCTGAAGATGCTTTTAATCACGAACCATACGTTGGCAGGGCGTTCAGCCAAGCGCCGCATGTACCACGGGAACCATGCAGATCCATAGCTGATCAATACGCGCATTTTGTATCCTTCGCGAGTCAATATCGTCTGGCCATCTTCGTTAATACCGTATAACATCTGAAATTCAATCGTAGCCGGATTCCATTTCTTTTCAGCGACCGTTTGCTTAATGGCATTGACGATTTTCATATCATGCGTAGCAATACCGGGGCGAAACTTACCGTTTTGAGCCGTTTCGATCATTTGTAAGGCTAATTTTAAATAATTAGTATCAACATCTTTTTTAGCCGGAAAAGCTACCGCGGCAGATTCTCTGTAGGCGCCTTTGACTAATCGGATACCGGGAGAATTTTTTAGTTCATTCCAGTCTTTTTCCGTTCGATACAAATAGGCTTGTAAGCATAAACCAACGTTGGAAAACTCAGCGTACATGGTCTTAAAAAAAGCAATCGTGGCGTCGACATACCCGCTGCTTTCAATATCGATCCAGACGAAATTATTTTGTTCGACGGCTTTTTTTGCAATTTGCCTGAAATACGTTTTGGTTTTTTCCAAATCGATATCGAACCCGAGTTGTGTCAATTTAACTGAAATTTCGGTAGGTAATTTTGTTTCGGCAATTTGATCCAGAACGGCTAAATAATGATCTCTGACTTTTTCCGCCTCGCTCAGATCATTAATATTTTCGCCAAGGCAGGTGAGAACCGTACTGATTCCGCGCGATTGAAATGAGCGGCTTACAGCAAGAGCCGAACTTAAATCTTCGCCGGGCATGAAACGTTTGACAGCGCGTTGAACGAATTTGAATCTTGGGAAACGGTGGCTCATCCATTGATTGCGTGAGCACCACAGGAGTAAGTTTTTCATGATAGGCATGACAGGTACCTCATGGTAGTGTGTTGCAAGGTGCAAAATATTACAGGAATTCTGATCATTTTGCAAGTTATGATTTTTGTTGGCGCAAAAGTTTTGTTTGTGTAAATTCAACGCCAGAATGACTGTTATTTAAAAATGAGAGGATAGACTATGAAACGGATAGGCATTCTTACCGGAGGCGGCGATGTACCCGGTCTTAATCCTTGCATCAAAGCGGTCGTGTACGATGCGATCAATGCCGGGCTTGAAGTGATCGGTATTCGCAGCGGCTGGGCCGGGCTATTGAAATACAATCCGGACGATCCTGAAGGCTCGTCCCAATATCTTATGCCGTTGAATAAAATCAATACGCGGACAATTGATCGCAGCGGAGGCACGATGCTGCATACGTCACGCACGAATCCCGGTAAAGTCAGTGTCAGCGATATTCCGGCGTTTTTGCATAAACCCGAACATGATAAGCTCGATCCTAAATCGAAAGTAGATTTTACACCGCACGTTTTGAAAGTACTGGCGCATCTGAAAATTGACGCACTCGTGACCATCGGCGGCGACGATACGCTCAGCTATACCGTTCGTCTACATAATGAGAGATTTCCCGTTGTTGCCATCCCTAAAACGATGGACAATGACGTCTTCGGAACCGATTATTGCATTGGATTTTCGACGGCTGTAACGCGTTCGGTGCATTTTATTAATATGCTGCGCACATCGGCAGGTTCACACGAACGTATAGCGGTTGTAGAATTATTCGGACGCAATTCAGGCGAAACATCTCTGATTTCAGCTCACCTGGCCAGTGCCGATCGTTCGATCATTTCTGAAGTGCCGTTCGATCCGGAAAAACTCGCCAATTTTCTTATGGAAGATAAACGCAGTAATCCGAGCAATTATGCCATTATGACTATTTCGGAAGGCGCCACAATGGTTGGTGGTAAAATTGTCGAATACGGACAGGAAGACGCTTACGGCCACAAGAAGCTCGGAGGGATCGGAGAAATTACGGCTGATGCAATCAAAAAAATCACCGGAACGCATATGATTTATCAGTCGCTGGCATACTTGATGCGAAGCGGTGAGCCGGATGCTCTTGATCGGATGGTTGCGATGAGTTTCGCAGGGCTGGCGATCGACCTGTTGTTGAAAAAGCGTTCAGGTATGATGACGGCGTTGCACGAAGGACGTTATACGGTCGTTCCGGCAGAAACGATCATTCAAGGTAAGAGGACAGTCGACGTGAAAGAATTGTATGACACGGAGAATTATCGTCCAAAAGTTTTCAACGTGATGAATAAACCGATGTTTTTGTATTGATATTGAATTACACATAGTATGTAAACCAGCCGGGTAGAATTTCAATTTTCTGTCCGGCTATTTTTATTTCCATTTCATTTGAATTGAAATACAGTAATCTGAAATTTTTTTCCCATGTTCGTTTATTCAGAATCGCTTTGTCATGTCCGGTTAAAGAATCGAAATGATTTTCACCGATGACGAGCGCACTTTGATTTGGAAAAAGAATGGTTGGTGGTTGAGGACGGCTGTCGAGCGCCAGAAGCAGCCGCCTCGCAAATTCGTCACCCGGCTTGTTAATCGTACGAATATAGCTTAACGGCCAATGTGACTTTTTCATGTAAATCAGAGTAGCGGCTTTTGATATTGGTAATAATTTACCAGAACGATAGATGATCGCATTGCGGTTGGCTTCACAGGACGATACCAGCCGGTCGCCTTCGATGTTGAGTGTTTTGCCGGTCAACCCGATAAATGAGATGTATTCAGTAGCCGATTTGCTTCTATGCTGCATCAATTTCAGAATGATGCTACTGTAGCATCCAAGCCCTTTGACCTGTTGACGCGAGAATGGCAAATGCCGGATGATTGTACGCGGCGCCAATGCCGGAATCATATTTCCGTGAAAAGGCGTTCCGATCGTCACGATGCGTTTCAACGATCCTGTGTTTTCAAATGCATCGTACCATTCCGAGACCAACCCGCCTTGCGAATGGGCTATGATTTGAAACGGATGCGATCCGATATGATTGGCAATAAAATCGCGCAGGCGTTTTACAATGCGCGGAATGTCCAAATCATTTTTAAAAGTTGGATATTCAAAAAAATGGGGGATGAAATCATGACGAGATAAAAGCGGTTTTAGACGGTTCCATGATTTAGAAACATCGGCAAGTCCGTGAATGATAATAACGTGCGGGATCGTCGGCATAGAAATGTATTGATAAATGGTAAATGTTAAATTAATTTCGTCAACTTTAAAGGAATGGGAATTGATAATTCAATTAGAAAACTTTGTCAATTATAATAATTTAATCCAAAATTAAATAAAAATCATTTCTGAACTATGAAACTTCATTTTGTTGAATATGGACAAGGAGATAAAACGCTTGTTATTCTCCACGGACTCCTGGGATCGGAAAGAAATTGGCATAGCCTTGCCCGTGAAATGAGCCGAGAAATACATATTTACGCACTTGACTTGCGCAATCATGGTGCATCGCCGCATCATCCGGTTCATACGTTTGATGCGATGTGCGATGATCTAGAACTGTTTATCGATGAGCACATTCATGAGCATTTTTATTTGCTTGGACACTCCATGGGCGGGCAAACGGCTATGAAATATGCTTTTCGTCACGGTGAAACTTTGCGCGGATTGATCATCGAGGATATAGCGCCGCGCTCGTACGACCGGGGCCTGACTAAAATTTTTAACGCGCTTCATGATATCGATCTTACGAAATTTACAGAAAAAAAAGACGTCGATGCCGCGTTATCCGAATGGGTGCCGAATCCCGCCGTACGCCATTTTTTAATGACCAATCTCGTGCGTCATGAGAATCAGTTGTCCTGGCGCGTCAATGTTCCTGCACTGACGGATTTTGCCGAAAACGAGATTGCCCGTTTTCGCGTCGATGCGAATGAGCGTTATGACGGCCCGACGCTTTTTATCGGCGGCGAATTGTCCGGCTACGACCTTTCCAAAGAACGCCATTTGATTACACAATATTTTCCTCAAAGTCGCCTTGAAATGATCCAAGGTGCGAACCACTGGATTCACTTCGATTCCAAGGCTGTGTTCATGCAATTGGTTCTGGATTTTATTAACGCTCATGATCACAGATAACCGCATGATCAATATCATACTGCCGAAGGACGAAACGTGTTATTTTTACATGGTAACGCATGAATTCACGAGATCAAGGAAATACCATGAAAAGTGATATTGAAATAGCTCAGTCGGTAACCATGCATCCGATCGTTCAGATTGCTGAAAAAATCGGATTGAATCGCAATGATATTGAGTTGTATGGCGATTATAAAGCCAAAATTAAACTCGATGTAGCGGAACGTATAAAAAGTCATCCCGATGGAAAATATATTTTTGTTACGGCCATTACGCCGACGCCGCTCGGCGAAGGCAAAACGGTTGTAAATATCGGCCTGTCGCAGGCACTGGGCAAGATCGGAAAGAAAGTGATTTCCACACTGCGCGAACCTTCGATGGGCCCGGTCTTTGGCATCAAAGGCGGCGCTACCGGTGGCGGCTATTCACAAGTACTTCCGATGGAGGATATTAATTTACATTTCACCGGCGATTTTCATGCGATCACCGCTGCTCACAATCTTATGGCGGCCATCATTGATAACCATTTACATAAAGGCAATCCGCTGGGATTTGACGTCAATAATGTATTTTGGAATCGCGTGATCGATATGAATGATCGCGCGCTCCGGCAGATCGTGGTCGGTCTTGGCGGCCATAATAACGGTGTGCCGCGTCAAAGCAGTTTCGATATCACGGCTGCAAGTGAGATTATGGCCATTTTGGCTTTGGCGGAAAATTTTAATGATCTGCGGCAGCGTCTTGAAAGGATTTTTGTCGGGGCGACGCATGAGAAAAAAGGCATCAGGGCCGCTTCGTTGAAAGTAGTCGGCGCGTTGCTGGCGCTTCTGAAAGATGCGATCAAACCGAACTTGGTTCAGACAATCGAAGGCGTACCTTGTATCATGCATACCGGACCGTTTGCCAATATCGCGACCGGCAATAATTCCGTGATTGCCGATAAAATCGCTTTGAAATTGGCCGATTACGTCGTGACGGAATGCGGGTTCGGTGCGGATTGCGGCGCAGAAAAATTGATCAATATCAAATGCCGCCAAAGCGGATTACGTCCCTCGGCGGGCGTGGTCGTCGCAACCGTCAAGGCCCTCAAAATGCATGGCGGAGGATTTGATGCCGTTCCCGGTAAAAAAATCGATAAGGCGCTTTTGGAAAAAGAAAACGTCGATGCCGTCGCCAAAGGTTGTGAAAATCTTCAGAAACACATCGAGAATATTCTCGGATTTGGCGTGCCGGTTGTCGTGGCGATTAATAAATTTACCAGTGATACGGAAAATGAGATTAGAGCCATCCGGGAAATTGCCACCAAAACCGGCGCTGAAGCGGTCATCCCGATCGACGTCTGGGGCAAAGGAGGAGTCGGCGGTACTGAATTGGCCGAAGCCGTTGTAGCGGCCTGTCAGAAACCTTCGTCGATCCGTTTTACCTACGACGTCAACGATTCGATCGAGAGCAAATTAGCGACCGTTGTGCAAAACATCTACGGCGGCAAAGATATTAAATTGTCGAAATTGGCCAAACTTAAAATTAAAATAGCCAAAGATGAAGGCATGGAACATATTCCGGTTTGTATCGCCAAAACGCATTTATCACTCTCACACGATCCGGCGCTCAAAGGACGACCGAAAGATTTTACAGTTCCAATTGACGATATTCGTTTTTCGGCGGGCGCAGGATTTTTATATGCCATTGCCGGAGAAATGATGACCATGCCGGGATTGCCGAGCGTGCCGTCGTCGGAATTGATCGATGTCGACGAACGCGGCCGTGTTGTCGGATTATTTTGATTCCGGCAAGTTCCAAACCGAAAAAAATGAAGAAGTTGACCAACGAAAATTCATAACTTCTTTATTGACTTTTAGGACTAATTCAGCTAAAATATCAGCCCATTGCAAAAATTATGGGTAAAAATTGCGGATTTGCCGCAAACCTTAATTAACCTGAAGAAGCTACTTAAACTTCAGGTCAACAATTAATTAGGTAACTTAGTTTAAGGAATCTCTTTTGTCGCAGATCAATATCCGGTTTCCCGATCAGTCTGTAAAAACGTTCGAAAAAGGTATAACGCCGCTTTCCATCGCTCAAAGTATTAGCCGTGGTTTGGCCGAAAAATGCGTTGTCGCCGATGTCAACGGCAAACAGGTCGACCTAACTACACCTATTAATGAAGACGCGTCGATTAAATTATTGACCATGGATACCCCGGAAGGCATGCAGGTATTCTGGCATTCGTCGGCGCACGTGATGGCGCAAGCCGTCAAAAGACTCTGGCCTGAAGCGAAATTCGAAGACGGTCCTCCGACTGAAGCGGGATTTTTTTACGATATTCTTTTGCCGCACACGATCAGCCAGGAAGATTTTCCGAAGATCGAAGCGGAAATGGAAAAAATTTCAAAAGAAAAACTATCGTATTCGCGTAAGGAATTATCCCGTAGTGAAGCAATGGAATTTTTCAAATCTATCGGTCAGGATTTCAAGCTCGATATCATTCAAAACATTCCGGATGGTCAGACGATCAGTTCCTATACTCAGGGTGAATTTACCGATTTGTGCCGTGGCCCGCATATTCCGCATACCGGTTTGATCAAAGCTTTCAAGGTCATGTCGGTCGCCGGCGCTTTCTACAAAGGCGATGAAAATAATATTCAATTGCAGCGTTTGCGCGCCATCAGTTTTCCATCGAAGAAGCAGTTGGATGAATATCTCGCGATGCTTGAAGAAGCCAAGCGCCGCGATCACCGTAAATTAGGGCAGGAATTAGAACTTTTTTATATTACTTCCAAGGTAGGCGGCGGTTTGCCACTATGGCTGCCGAATGGTACGATTCTTCGCGAAACGCTGGTTGATTTTTTACGTGAGGAACAAAAAAAACAGGGATATCAACCTGTAGTCACTCCACACATCGGCAATATTGATCTCTACAAAACTTCCGGCCATTATCCTTATTACAAAGATTCCCAATTTGCGCCGATTACGCTCGAAGACGGTGAACAATTCCTTCTGAAGCCGATGAATTGTCCGCATCACATTCAAATTTATGCGTCCAAACCTAGAAGTTATCGCGACCTGCCAATTCGGCTTGCTGAATTCGGCACGGTGTATCGGTATGAACAATCGGGCGAATTGACCGGCCTGACGCGCGTTCGCGGTTTTACCGTCGATGATTCCCATTTATTTGTGCGGCCGGATCAGGTGAAGGAAGAAATGTGCCGTGTGATCGGATTAATTCAATTTGTTTTTGAAACGCTGGGATTCAAAGATTTCAGAACCCGCTTATCATTTCGCGACGACCACAACGAAAAATACGGCGGTGAAATTGCTCTGTGGGAGAAAGCGCAACAGGATATTCAGGAAGCAGCCGATGCCATGAAACTGAATTATTTTATCGGCATTGGCGAAGCGGCATTTTACGGCCCCAAAATCGATTTCATGATCAAAGATGTTCTCGGCCGGACATGGCAATTGGGGACGGTGCAATTAGATTACGTCTTACCGGAACGTTTTAAAATCGAATATACGGGCGCTGACGGACAAAAACATCGCCCGATCATGATTCACCGTGCGCCGTTCGGTTCACTTGAACGTTTCATTGGAATTTTGATCGAGCAGTATGCCGGTAATTTTCCGGTTTGGCTGGCGCCGGTACAAGTGGCTATTCTTCCTATATCCGATTCCCATGCGGCGTACAGCGAGCAACTGAAAGAACAATTCGAATCTGAAAAAATTCGGGCTACGATCGACGCGCGTAATGAAAAGATCGGTTATAAAATCCGTGAAGCTGAAATGAAAAAAATTCCTTACATCCTTGTCATTGGCGATAAGGAAGTAGCGGAGAATAAAGTTGCCGTCAGGCGGCATGGCAAAGGCGACCAGGGCGCCGTAACTTTGGAAAATTTTATCAACGATATTCGTGAAAAAATAGATAGCAAATCGCAAGATTGACGAGACCGTTGATCCAAGCAATTAATTCGTTCATCGAAGGAGGTTAACATCGCAAAAGAATTACAGATCCGCATGAATGAACAGATTCGCGTGCCGAAGGTACGTTTGATCAGTTCAAAAGGCGAACAAATCGGCGTCATCGATACATTTGAGGCGTTGAAAATGGCAAGGGAAGAGAACCTGGATTTATTGGAAATTGTGCCCAATGCCGAACCGCCCGTTTGCAAGATTATCGATCACGGTAAATATCGCTACGAATTACAGAAAAAAGAAAAAGACGCCCGTAAAAAGCACACGCACGTCGGCGAATTGAAGGAGTTGCGTTTTCGCCCGTCCACCGATGAACATGATTACCAGTTCAAAATGAAACACGCTTTGAATTTTCTTGAAGAAGGATATAAAGTCAAAGCGGTTATTGTATATAAAGGTCGTGAAATTGCCAATAAAGAACTCGGCGCTGAATTGGCCGAACGTTTGGTAAGTGATCTGGAAAAAGTCGGGAAATTGGACGGCGAGATGAAATTCGAAGGCCGTAACATGGTGATGATCTTTGTAAAAAAATAAATGAAGTTACAAAACAAGACGTCGAAAAATATTCATTAACATATAACCGGAGGATATCATGCCTAAAAAGAAGACCAATAGCGGTGCAAAAAAACGATTTCAAGTTACGGGCTCAGGCAAATTGATGCGTAAGAAATCTACCGCACGGCACCTTTTGAGTAGCAAATCCAATCGTCGTAAACGCGACCTCGGCGGCAAACATCTCGTGCATACGTCGGATGAAGGTCACGTCAAGAAGATGTTGGGTTTGAAATAATCATCAAAAGAGTATAATTAACCAAAAAGAATCACGTTAAGTGGGAGAATCCTATGCCGAGAGCAACTAATAACCCCGCGTCGCGCGCACGCCGCAAAAAATTGATGAATGCCGCCAAAGGCAACTTTGGCAATCGCCGCAATGTATTGCGCAACGTCGTTGAGACAGTCGAAAAAGGCATGACCTATGCCACACGCGACCGCAAAGTGAATAAGCGTAACATGCGTTCATTGTGGATCATCCGCATCAACGCCGCCGTTCGGGAACACGGCCTGAGCTATTCCCGGTTTATCAGCGCGTTGAAAAAAAGCAATATCAACATCAACCGCAAAGTTTTGTCCGATATGGCCATGAACGATGCGGCGGGATTTGCCAAATTGATCGAGGTTGCCAAACAAGCTATCAACGGGTAATCGTTTATATCTTTCCGTAGAATTTCTTAAAAAGGAGCCATTCTGCAATTTTTTAATCATTGCTTATGGCTCTTTTTTATTAGTATATTTCAGTCAATCATTTTGAAAAGTTAAGACCAACCGATGATCGACGAATTAGAAAAAATTAAATCCGATTTTCTTTCGGACGCCGATGGCAAAACCCTTGATCGTGTAACGCTCGATCACCTGCACGCCAAATATATCGGGCGCAATGGCGTGATCACGCAAGCGACTACACGGCTTAAAGAAATTCCAAAAGATCAGAAACCTCAGTACGGTAAAATTCTCAACGAAGTCAAAACACTTGTGGAAGACCGGCTGGCCTCGATTCGCGATGAATTGTCGCAGCGTGACAGTTCAACGCCGGACATTGATCTGACACTGCCGGAACGACGCCGGTTTTACGGACATCTTCATCCGATTACGCAAACACTTGAAGAGATCAAATCTGTTTTTGCCGGGATGGGATTTACCGTCGAAGATGGTCCGGAAGTTGAAACGGATTATTATAATTTCGAAGCCGTGAATATTCCGAAAGATCATCCGGCGCGAGACATGCAGGATACGTTTTTTATCAGCGATAATGTCGTATTACGCACTCATACGACGCCGGTTCAGGCGCGTACGATGCAGAGAAAAAAACCACCGATTCGGATGATTTGTCCCGGCCGCGTATACCGTAAAGACACGCCGGACGCCACACACATGCCGTTTTTCCATCAAGTTGAAGGCTTGGTAGTTGACGAAGGAGTGACGTTTGCCGATTTTAAAGCGACCATTGCCGCATTTGTACACAAAATGTTCGGCAGTGACATCGGTACCCGTTTCCGTCCATCGTATTTTTCATTCACCGAGCCGAGCGCGGAAGTTGATATAAGCTGCATTTTCTGTCATGGAAAAGGTTGCCGGACGTGCAAAAATTCCGGTTGGATCGAAATCATGGGATCGGGAATGGTCAATCCGATTTTGTTCGACTATGCCAAATATGAAAAAAATCGTTATTCGGGCTATGCGTTTGGAATGGGCATCGAGCGGATAGCCATGTTTATGTATAATGTCAACGATTTACGTTTGTTTTCAGAAAACGATTTGCGTTTTCTGGAGCAGTTTTAACACAAAGGATTCAGGATGTTCGGTATTTTACGTTATATTGTTCTTGCTCTGATGTTGGTGGCTGTTTTTCGTATTTTAAAACGCTATTTTTTTGGGTCGCCTCAACGTCATGGAAGCGGTTTCGACAGCAACAAAGAAGTGAAAAATGCTTCGTACAAAGTCGAAGATATTCAAGATGCTAAATTCAAAGATATTCATTAAACGGGATGGAAATTATGATGCGGATGAACATGGTGATCGGATTGGTTTTTTGCGTATCCGTTGCATTGACGGCGCAGGAAAGCAAGTCGTATGGAAAAGGGGTTCAACTCAAAGCGTCAGTGACGCTGGATGAAGCCATCGCTAAAGCAGGCTCAGAAAAAGAAGTTTTAGTGCAAGGAAAAATTCACGATGTATGCGCTAAGAAAGGTTGTTGGCTTGTGCTGCAGGACGGAGAAAAAGAAATTCGCGTGACATTTGAAGGTTACAGTTTCTTTGTTCCAACGGATTCCAAAAATAAAACGGTTCGTGCGCAAGGCAAAATCATGCTGAAAGAAATTTCCGAATCGGAAGCTCGTCACTATGCCGAAGACGCCGGGAAATCGAAAGACGAAATTGAAAAAATCAAAGGTTCGCAGAAAGCGTATTCGATGATTGCAACCGGTGTTGAAATCCTTGATTAATTTTAACTGGAATTGTCATGCCTAAAACTATTGTCAATACTCCCAATGCACCTGCGCCCATCGGCCCCTATAATCAATCGGTGGTGATTCCGGCAAGCAAGCTGGTGTTTACTTCAGGACAAATTGCCATCGATCCTACAACGAATCAGCTCATTGACGGCGACGTCCGTGTCCAGACGCGCCGCGTGTTCGAAAATATCAAAGCGATTCTCGAAGCGGCCGGAACGTCGTTGGAGAACGTTGTTAAAACGACGGTGTTTCTGAAAAGTATGAATGATTTTGCGGCAATGAATGAAGAATATGCAAAGTATCTTTCCGGTAATTCTCCTGCGCGTTCGACCGTCGAAGCAGCGCGTTTGCCCAAAGACGTGCTTGTCGAGATTGATTGCATTGCGCTCATTGAAAAATAAGGGCGAGCATGCATTCCCACCAATGGCTATTCATTGTCAACCCCGCGTCGAACCGCGGCAGCGCTACTCAACTAATTCCGCACATTCAAAAGGCACTATCAGACCGGTCGATCACCTGCGATTTTCTTCATACTAAACAACCCGGCGATGCTACGCTGATCGCGAGGCAATATGCCCGTGATTATGAACTCATCATTGCCGTCGGCGGCGACGGAACGACGCATGAGGTAGTGAACGGGTTACTGCAGGCTAAACTTGGCGACGGTCATGGTGAAGCCATCGGAGCGCTGGGAATAGTTCCGGTCGGTTCCGGCAATGACTTTGTCAAAATGATCGGCATTCCCTCCGATCCGGATGCCGCTACGGAAATTTTACTGGCCAGTAAGCTTATGCGGATGGACGTCGGTGAAATTGTCGTAGACAATGATCATGTCCGTTTTTTCAGCAATAATATCGGCATCGGATTCGATGCCTACGTCAATAATGAAAGCCTGAAAATCAAATACATTCGCGGTTTTGCGATGTATTTAGCGGCGACGTTAAAATCGATTTTCGCATATAAACATCCTTTGATACGTTATTCGAATAACGGTGTTTTTCATGAGGAACGGATTTTACTGGTGAATACCGGTAACGGCGCGTGTTCCGGCGGAGGATTTTACATTACTCCAGAGGCCAAAATCAACGACGGAATGCTCGACGTGTGTGTCATTAAATCGATGAATAAGTTGGAAATTTTGACGAATC from bacterium harbors:
- the pheS gene encoding phenylalanine--tRNA ligase subunit alpha, whose product is MIDELEKIKSDFLSDADGKTLDRVTLDHLHAKYIGRNGVITQATTRLKEIPKDQKPQYGKILNEVKTLVEDRLASIRDELSQRDSSTPDIDLTLPERRRFYGHLHPITQTLEEIKSVFAGMGFTVEDGPEVETDYYNFEAVNIPKDHPARDMQDTFFISDNVVLRTHTTPVQARTMQRKKPPIRMICPGRVYRKDTPDATHMPFFHQVEGLVVDEGVTFADFKATIAAFVHKMFGSDIGTRFRPSYFSFTEPSAEVDISCIFCHGKGCRTCKNSGWIEIMGSGMVNPILFDYAKYEKNRYSGYAFGMGIERIAMFMYNVNDLRLFSENDLRFLEQF
- a CDS encoding DUF4920 domain-containing protein: MMRMNMVIGLVFCVSVALTAQESKSYGKGVQLKASVTLDEAIAKAGSEKEVLVQGKIHDVCAKKGCWLVLQDGEKEIRVTFEGYSFFVPTDSKNKTVRAQGKIMLKEISESEARHYAEDAGKSKDEIEKIKGSQKAYSMIATGVEILD
- a CDS encoding RidA family protein, yielding MPKTIVNTPNAPAPIGPYNQSVVIPASKLVFTSGQIAIDPTTNQLIDGDVRVQTRRVFENIKAILEAAGTSLENVVKTTVFLKSMNDFAAMNEEYAKYLSGNSPARSTVEAARLPKDVLVEIDCIALIEK
- a CDS encoding diacylglycerol kinase family lipid kinase; this encodes MHSHQWLFIVNPASNRGSATQLIPHIQKALSDRSITCDFLHTKQPGDATLIARQYARDYELIIAVGGDGTTHEVVNGLLQAKLGDGHGEAIGALGIVPVGSGNDFVKMIGIPSDPDAATEILLASKLMRMDVGEIVVDNDHVRFFSNNIGIGFDAYVNNESLKIKYIRGFAMYLAATLKSIFAYKHPLIRYSNNGVFHEERILLVNTGNGACSGGGFYITPEAKINDGMLDVCVIKSMNKLEILTNLPKTMNGSHVGMDSVHMYKTHELTIESEDGLPIHADGEVVTMNARHIYIKVLPAVLDVVIA